The genomic window CGGTCACCAATTGGGAATCAGGTACGGGAATGCCATAGTCGGCGAACAGTCGCTTGGCGTGATATTCGTAGAGTTTCATGAGTGGTTTCCTGCTTCCTGGGATAGCCAGGCAAGCCAGTAAAATAGTCGGGGAATTATGCCCAAGCTGCCGTTGTTTTAAAAGCCCCGTGAGATACCATAAAATAAATCGAAAACCACGGAACGGAAACATGAATCCGCGCGACTACAACTACCAAGCTTCAGACATGGCTCGCTTCAAACTCGAAGTGCTGCTGTGTAACGCGATCATCCTCGCCCTGTTCGCCTATTTCATCGGCACCGGCGAACATCTCTGGCTCTGCCTGATACTGCTTAACATCAGTTTAGTCCGCTGGATGCTGGCCGTGCACGAGCTATTTCATCATTGCCACAGCGAACAGCTCCATCCGCTGATTCGCAGCTTTCTGATTCCGTTTTCACCGCTCAACATTGGCTACGCCGAATACCAGCAATTGCACGCCGGCCATCATGCCCATACCGCCAGCGAACAAGACCCTGACGCTTTCCACATTCGCGGTGGCCACCTGCGATCGCTGCTCGGCGCCCTGCGCTTTCCGGAGCAATGCAGCTTACACTATGTCCGCCAACAGGCTGGAGGCTATCGCCCAGACGCGGCGGTGCTGGCACGCCTGTCACTGTTCGTTCTGCTCGCCTGGTGGGGCGGTATGGCGTTCTGGATCATGTGGCTGGCGCTGCGCATCAACTACGGCATTGCCGTCTGGGTCTTTTTCCATCATCTGCACTACCGCCAGCAACAATACGGCACCTTCGAATTACCGCTGCCAATGCTGCTGCAACGCGGACTGGCTCTGCTGTATGGCAAACCTGCGTTGCTGGCCACCATGCATCACGACGTTCACCACCAGTGGCCCAAAGCCGCAGCCTGGCATTTGCCCACCCTACGCCCTTTGCTGATCGCAATCAGGGACGGTGCATCCAGCGATCCAACCACACATCAATCCGGCCCCAGAACCGTTCCAGCCAGCGCCGGTACCAGGGCCGCCGCAGCCAGTGCTCAAGCGAAATCTGCCGACTAGCGGCAAAATCACGCTCAAACATCTCCGCCACCTGCCGGGCAAAACTCTCGTCCTCCAGCTCCTGGTTAGCTTCCAGATTCCAGCGAAAATTCCAGCGGTCAATGTTGCTCGAGCCAATCGACACCCAGGCATCACACATCTGCACTTTCGCATGAGTGAAACGTGGCTGATATTCAAAAATGCGCACGCCCGCGCGTAACAGCGAATAGTAAAAACGCCGCCCCGCATGACGCACCGAAGGATGATCGGTCTGCGGCCCCGGCAACAACAATCTCACATCCACGCCGCGACGAGCAGCTCTGGCCAATGCGCGGCGCAACTTTACTGACGGCACAAAATACGCGGTTGCAATCCAGACACGACGTTCAGCCGCGCGTAACCGCTTCATCAACGTCTGCTTAATTTCCTGCCCATACTGCCCTGACGAAGGACTGACCCGCCCCTGAAAACGATCAGCAAACGTCTGCACCACAAAATCATTCGCCAGCGAAATATCACCACTACATTGCCGCCATGCCTCAATAAACAACTGTCGCCAGTCTTGTAAACAAGGTCCGCGCAAGGCCAACATAGTTTCACGCCATGCCAATTTCCCGTGGACAAGCGCATCAAACTCATCCGCAATTCCGGCACCACCAACAAACGCCAGCGCACCATCTACCAGCAATAATTTGCGATGATCGCGAAACAAGGCTCGGCGCAATCGACCATAATGTAAGGGGTTATAAAAGTGCAGCCGAACTCCGGCTCTGCGCAAGTGGTCGCGATCTGCCGTTTTCAGTGCATGACAGCCAAAATCATCCAGCAACAAATAAACTTGCGCGCCACGCTGGGCAGCGCGACAAAGAGAGGAAATAAAACGATCAGCGACCTGACCAGATTCGAACAAATACATCTCAAGCAGCACTTCCTGTTCTGCCTGATCAATGGCCTGCAACATGCGCGGAAAAAAAATCTCGCCGTCACACAACAGCTCAGCATCGTTACCATCACGCCAGCCAAATCGGGTCGTGTGATAATGAATGTTCATACTAACTCTTGCGCGGCCACTGCCACAGCCAGCTGAGCAAACCAGCGCCCAGCAGCATCCAGCCCAACGGCTGTTGCCAGGCGGCCTGAGTCGGCCCCAGCAAAAGCACCAATACTGCCGCAAGTACCAACGTGCTGCCGGTAATCGTAGCGAATTGTTTGCGGCTGTTGACTTGCAGAGCACGCACCAACAATTCGGTATCATCTTCACGCCGCTGGCGTGCCCACTGTTGCTGTCGCGTCAATGCCATCACATCGTGCAGCAGGTCAGGCATGTCGGGGAATTTTTCCAGCCAGCCCGGCGCGCGCTTTTTGATCATTCTGAACACCGCTGCTGGCCCAACGCGATCGCGCATCCAGTTTTCCAAAAATGGTTTGGCGGTACGCCACAAATCCAGATCAGGATTAAGCTCACGGCCCAAGCCTTCAATGTTGAGCAAGGTTTTTTGCAGCAACACCAACTGCGGCTGCACTTCCATATTGAACCGACGCGCCGTCTGGAAAAGGCGCAGCAACAATTGGCCGAATGAAATTTCCGCCAATGGTTTTTCAAAAATAGGCTCACACACGGTACGAATCGCTGCTTCAAATTCATCCACCCGGGTCGTCGCGGGCACCCAGCCAGATTCCACGTGCAACTCGCCCACGCGGCGATAATCGCGATTGAAAAATGCCAGGAAATTTTCTGCCAGATAACGCTGATCTTCCGGATTCAGCGTGCCAACAATGCCAAAATCAACAGCGATGTACTGACCTTCCGGCGAGACAAAAATATTGCCTGGGTGCATATCCGCATGAAAGAAATTATGCTTAAACACCTGGGTGAAAAAAATCTCCACCCCACGTTCAGACAGCGCTTCCAGATTAATCCCTGCCTCACGCAAGGCCGGCACATTGCTGATGGGAATGCCGCTGATGCGTTCCATCACCATCACACTGGGACGAGTGTACGTCCAATGCACTTCGGGAATGTAAAGCAATGGCGAACCATCGAAGTGACGACGAATCTGCGAGGCATTGGCCGCCTCACGCTGCAAGTCCAGTTCGTCGAGAA from Gammaproteobacteria bacterium includes these protein-coding regions:
- a CDS encoding fatty acid desaturase, which translates into the protein MNPRDYNYQASDMARFKLEVLLCNAIILALFAYFIGTGEHLWLCLILLNISLVRWMLAVHELFHHCHSEQLHPLIRSFLIPFSPLNIGYAEYQQLHAGHHAHTASEQDPDAFHIRGGHLRSLLGALRFPEQCSLHYVRQQAGGYRPDAAVLARLSLFVLLAWWGGMAFWIMWLALRINYGIAVWVFFHHLHYRQQQYGTFELPLPMLLQRGLALLYGKPALLATMHHDVHHQWPKAAAWHLPTLRPLLIAIRDGASSDPTTHQSGPRTVPASAGTRAAAASAQAKSAD
- a CDS encoding phospholipase D-like domain-containing protein; translated protein: MNIHYHTTRFGWRDGNDAELLCDGEIFFPRMLQAIDQAEQEVLLEMYLFESGQVADRFISSLCRAAQRGAQVYLLLDDFGCHALKTADRDHLRRAGVRLHFYNPLHYGRLRRALFRDHRKLLLVDGALAFVGGAGIADEFDALVHGKLAWRETMLALRGPCLQDWRQLFIEAWRQCSGDISLANDFVVQTFADRFQGRVSPSSGQYGQEIKQTLMKRLRAAERRVWIATAYFVPSVKLRRALARAARRGVDVRLLLPGPQTDHPSVRHAGRRFYYSLLRAGVRIFEYQPRFTHAKVQMCDAWVSIGSSNIDRWNFRWNLEANQELEDESFARQVAEMFERDFAASRQISLEHWLRRPWYRRWLERFWGRIDVWLDRWMHRP
- the ubiB gene encoding ubiquinone biosynthesis regulatory protein kinase UbiB, with the translated sequence MKRISQLLRLLTINRVLVRHGLDELILAMHLFRPVRFVLHLLPWNWFGRNQQPRGERIRHALEDLGPIFVKFGQMLSTRPDLLPPDIAQELAKLQDRVPPFPGHEARAVIEKAYGKPIEEVLCDFDETPLASASIAQVHPAKLADGREVIVKVVRPQIKKVIKRDIALLYTLAELAEKYWSEGKRLRAVEVVSEYEKTILDELDLQREAANASQIRRHFDGSPLLYIPEVHWTYTRPSVMVMERISGIPISNVPALREAGINLEALSERGVEIFFTQVFKHNFFHADMHPGNIFVSPEGQYIAVDFGIVGTLNPEDQRYLAENFLAFFNRDYRRVGELHVESGWVPATTRVDEFEAAIRTVCEPIFEKPLAEISFGQLLLRLFQTARRFNMEVQPQLVLLQKTLLNIEGLGRELNPDLDLWRTAKPFLENWMRDRVGPAAVFRMIKKRAPGWLEKFPDMPDLLHDVMALTRQQQWARQRREDDTELLVRALQVNSRKQFATITGSTLVLAAVLVLLLGPTQAAWQQPLGWMLLGAGLLSWLWQWPRKS